GGGAATTGCAAGTTAACGTAGAGTTGAAGAGCGCGCGGCTTTTGGCGCGTCCCTCTCGAACGCCATGTTATGCAACATTGTTTAGTCGCAGCCACAGACAGTGGTGCTTGCACACACCACACTGCCTTCTGTTTTGTGATGATCCCTTTTCCACCAATCCAGACCACCGATGAGTTCTTTGACACGAAAACCAATTTTCGACATGTTTAGCGCGCCTTTCGTTGAGGCATTGCAACCAATGCCATCGCAGTAGGTGACAACCAAGGCGGTTCTGTCGAGGTGCTTTGTCGTTTCAGCACTCATTTTTCGGTGGGGAATGTTGATTGCTCCCGGAATATGTTCTTTCTGATATGCCTCGGGTGAGCGCGCATCAATAACCAAGACATTTTCACCAGACTCCAAGGCAACCTTTAAATCCCAGGAGTCGGTCTCGAAGGCGAGCTTGGTTTCGTAGTGTTTTATCTGTTCATCCATGGGCGCGATACTCTCGGTTTTTTGTTGCATAACAATGTTTAGGCGGATCCGCATAAGAGCTGGATCTGCCATTTTCTATCCGCATAACACGCCATCAATGGTCGTGAACAATACGCCATAATCGACGCTCGTTCAATGAGTTGCGCCCTATCGACCATTTATCACGGGTTCTTATGCGGATCGGCATAACACCCTTTCCTGAATGGGCTCACATCCCGTCGAGCGGACTGCGGACACCCGCCGGCCCTCGATGGAGGACATGGGTATAGATCATTGTTGTTTTCACGTCACGATGTCCCAACAACTCCTGAACGGTTCGAATGTCCGAGCCGCTTTCGAGCAGGTGCGTGGCGAAGGAATGCCGGAATGTGTGGCACGTGGCCCGCTTCATGAGCTCGGCCTTCGCCACGGCGTCTCTGACGGCTTTCTGCACCAGGGATTCGTCAATATGATGGCGACCTTGTTCCTTGGTCTTGCCATTGACCCATCGGTGGTCCTGGGGAAAGACCCATTGCCAGCGCCAGTCTCGGGGCGCATTGGGGTACTTGCGGTCGAGGGCGTCTGGAAGCTGGACGCGGCCCCACCCCTCGGCAAGATCCCGTTGATGAACGGCCTTGACCTTCGTGAGGTGGCCTAGGAGCGGGGCCTTGACCGATTCGGGCAACATGGTCATCCGGTCTTTGGCACCCTTGCCGTCCCGAATCAGAATTTCGTTGCGAGAGAAATCAAGGTCCTGCACCCGCAGGCGCAGGCATTCCATGAGGCGGAGGCCAGCCCCATACATCAGTGAGGCCATCAGCCGCTTCTCGCCGATCAGGTTCGCCAGCACCGCTTTCACTTCTTCACGGGTCATGACCACAGGCAGACGCTCGGGCTTTCTGGCACGGATGACCTCACCTAAGTCGCCTATGTCACGTCCGTTTACGTGTCGGTAGAGGAAGAGGAACGCCGACAGCGCTTGGTTTTGCGTCGAGGCGCTGACCTTCTCTGTCAGGGCCAGATGAGTCAGAAACCGATTGATGTCCGCTTCGGCCATCTCGGCAGGATGGCGTCCCTGATGAAAGTGCAGAAACCGAGAGACCCAGTGGCCATACGCCTGTTCGGTTCTCCTGGAGTAGTGACGAGCCTGCAAGGCTGCGCGCAGATCCGCATGCACCGGAGCTAGTAAGGTTGAAGAAGGCCTCCCATTGTCGCGGGCTTTCACGCCCTCAAGCGCCGGATCGACTTCGACGGACTTCCCAGGAAAGAGACTCAGCAGTGTGCCGAGCGTCCCATCATCTCGGGGAACCGTCCAATGCTGTTCGTTGGCATGCCATCGACGGCCAGCCACCGTCTTGATCTTCGCCACATGATCGGGAGAATACGGGAGCTGCACGATCAGTTTTCCCGCCTCTCCAGGTCTAATCCGAATCGGATCTAACGGCATCATCAGTCCCTCATCCCTCACGATATCCGTG
This Nitrospira sp. DNA region includes the following protein-coding sequences:
- a CDS encoding rhodanese-like domain-containing protein; its protein translation is MADPALMRIRLNIVMQQKTESIAPMDEQIKHYETKLAFETDSWDLKVALESGENVLVIDARSPEAYQKEHIPGAINIPHRKMSAETTKHLDRTALVVTYCDGIGCNASTKGALNMSKIGFRVKELIGGLDWWKRDHHKTEGSVVCASTTVCGCD
- a CDS encoding integron integrase, giving the protein MMPLDPIRIRPGEAGKLIVQLPYSPDHVAKIKTVAGRRWHANEQHWTVPRDDGTLGTLLSLFPGKSVEVDPALEGVKARDNGRPSSTLLAPVHADLRAALQARHYSRRTEQAYGHWVSRFLHFHQGRHPAEMAEADINRFLTHLALTEKVSASTQNQALSAFLFLYRHVNGRDIGDLGEVIRARKPERLPVVMTREEVKAVLANLIGEKRLMASLMYGAGLRLMECLRLRVQDLDFSRNEILIRDGKGAKDRMTMLPESVKAPLLGHLTKVKAVHQRDLAEGWGRVQLPDALDRKYPNAPRDWRWQWVFPQDHRWVNGKTKEQGRHHIDESLVQKAVRDAVAKAELMKRATCHTFRHSFATHLLESGSDIRTVQELLGHRDVKTTMIYTHVLHRGPAGVRSPLDGM